GCCTGTCCATCACCCGGGAGATCGCCCATCTGCTCGGCGGTGCCGTCACGGTGGACAGCACGCCGGGCCAGGGCAGTACGTTCACGCTCTTCCTGCCCGTGGCCCGTCCGGACTTCGAGGAACTGCTCGACCACGGCAGAACCCCGGAGCGGGTCCCGTCCGAGCCCCTCTCCGAGGGATCGTCACGCCGGGTGCCGGTGCCCCGGATCGGGCCCGGACCGCGGCCCCGGCGCCTGCTCGTCGTGGAGGAGAGACCGCGCGGTCTGCTGACCCTCGTCGCGGAGAGCGTGGTCGCGGACCTCACGCCCGGCCGTGAAGACGGTGGACAGCGGCCCGCGGTCGACATCATCACCGCTGTCGGGGCGCAGGAGGCGGCGGGCGCCCTCGCGGCCGAACCGTGCCACTGCGTCGTCCTGGAGCTGGGCACGCGGGAAGGCGAGGCCTCCCGGTTCCTCGAGGCCCTGGAGGGTGACTCGGCGCTGGCGAGTGTCCCTGTCCTGGTGCACAGCGGTCATCGCACAGACCTGGTCCTGGAAGAGACGCTGCGGTCCCGCTCGGCGGGCGGGGCGCTGGAGTTCCTTTCCAGTCTCGACGAACTGCGCGAGCGCATCGCCCTGCACCTGTCCGCCGAGGAGCCCGGGGACGTACTGTCCCTGGTCCGGCCCGAGGAACCGCGGCCTGTGACGCCGCAACCCGTCGACGACTCGCCTGCGGCGGGCCGTACCGTCCTCGTCGTCGATGACGACGCCCGCAACCTCTTCGCCCTCAGCGGGATCCTGGAGCTCCACGGCTTCCGGGTCCTGCACGCCGAGAACGGGCGCCAGGGCATCGAGACGCTGGTGAACAACCCTGACGTCGCGCTCGTGCTCATGGACGTGATGATGCCGGAGATGGACGGCTACACCGCGACGGCCGAGATCCGCAGAATGCCGCAGTACGCCGAGCTGCCCATCATCGCCGTCACGGCGAAGGCGATGCCCGGCGACCGGGAGAAGAGCCTCGCCTCGGGCGCCAGCGACTACGTCACCAAGCCCGTCGACACCCGCGACCTCATCGCCTGCGTCCGGCGCTGGCTGCCCGTATGAGCACGTCGGCGCCCGTCCCGCACCCGGGCGGGCCGGGCGCCCCGCAGCGCCTCCCGTTCCGCGCCCCAGAGCGCTTCAGCCGAGGAGCCTTCACACCGTGAGCATGTCCGAGCGTCCAGGCGAACCGGGTCAGGGCGGTGAGCCGAAGCTCGAATCCGGCACGCCCCCGGCGTCCTGCGACCTGTCGGTGACCTCCGCCGACGCACCGCCCGCGGACCCCGTGAGCGTCCCGCCCGCCTCACCGGTGGGCAGACTGGCGGCCACCGTGGAACGGCTCAGCCGGGAGGTGCGGGCCGCCCAGGCGGATGCCGAGGGGCGCGCCCTGATCGAACTCGCCAAGGGCATCCTGGTCGAACGGCTGACGTGCGGGCCGGCCCAGGCCGCCCGGCAGCTCGCCGAGCTGGCCGAGCAGGCCCAGGTCACCCCCCTCGAACTCGCGGTCGACATCATCAACGAGGCCGCCCGGGACCGGATGTCCGAGGTGACGGAGGCGTTTCTCGCCGTCACCAGGGCGGCGGACGAGGCGAAGACCGAGCCGGCCGCCGTACGCCTGCGCGCGGCGGAGAGCGGCGCGCTGGCCGCGGACGACACCCAGGCAGTCGCCGAGGCCCTGCTGGAGCAGGCGCTGCGCCCGCTCGGCGCGGTGGCCGTGGCCGTCTGGGCCGCGGGTTCCGACGGTTCGCTCACCCTGGCGGGCAGCGCCGGGTTCTCCCCGGCCGAGGCCGCACGCTGGCGCTACGTCCCTCCGGACGTGGTGACGGTGGCGCGGCGCGGCCTCACCGAGCGCATGGGGCAGTGGATCACATCCCTCGCGGAGACCGGACTGCCCAGCATCGGTCTGCACCACCATCCGCACGGCGGCAGGGCCGCCCTGCCCGCCGGCACCGGGGGCCGCATCCACGGCGTGCTGGAGATCGCCTGGCCGACGCCCCTGGCGCCGCAGCCCCCACAGATCGTCCGCCAGGTGGAGGCCCTGGCCGAGCTGTGCGGCCACACACTGGAGACGTACACGCTGCTGCACGGTCCCGCCCGGGAACCGCGCGTTCTGCCGGACGCCGCGGAGCTGATGGACCTGGCCGACGGGCTGCACGATCCCGCGCTGGTCCTGGTGCCGCACCTCGACGACACCGGGAACCTGGTGGACTTCCGCATCCAGCACGTCAACAACCGCTTCCTGGATCCGGCCGGCCGGCCGCGCGCGATCGTGAGCGGCGCGCTGCTGCTGGAGGCCTACCCGATGGCCGCGGGGGACAGCGAGCTGTTCCAGCGCATCGAGCGCGTGTACGCCACCGGTGAACCCTTCCGGGCCCACCGGATGAACCTCACCGCCCTCGTCGACCAGGTTCCCCTCTCGGCGGTCGCGGACATCAGTATCAGCCGGCACGGCACCACCGTCCTCCTCATCTGGCGCATCGAGGACGAGACGGCGCGACTGGCGAGCCTGCTCCAGCACGCTCAGCGCCTCGGCCGCATCGGCGGCTTCGAGGAGAACCTGCTGACCGGGGAGATCACCTGGAACGGGCAGCTGTTCGACCTCTACGGGCGCCCGCAGTCGAGCACCCCGGTGCCCCTGGAGAATCTGCCGGCCCACGCGCATCCGGACGACGGCGTCTCCATCCGCCGCTTCCTGCGCACGCTGCTGCACCACCGGCGGCCGGCGGCCGCGGCCTTCCGGCTGCAGCGGCCGGACGGGGTGACCCGCCACATCCGCGTCGTCGCCGAGCCGGTACTCGACACCGACGGCCGGCTGCTTCTCATCCGCGGCGCCTGCCAGGACATCTCGGCCCAGCACTGGACCGAGGTGGCCCTCGCCGCCACCCGCGACCAGCTGGCGCACACCGAACAGCAGGCCAGCGAACGCAACCGGCTCACCCTCCAGCTGCAGCACGCCATCATGCCGCCCGCACAGGCACCGTTGCAGGTCCCCGGCCTCCAGGTGGCCGTCCGCTACCGGCCCGCGGAGACCGAGCAGCTGGTGGGCGGCGACTGGTACGACACCGTCATGCTGCCCTCCCGGCAGGTGCTGCTGTGCGTGGGAGACGTGGCCGGCCACGGCATCGAGGCCGCGACCAGCATGGTCGTCCTGCGCAACGCGCTGCGTGGCCTGGCGGTGACCGGCGCCGGGCCGGGCCAGTTGCTGTCGTGGCTCAACATCGTGGCGCACCATCTGACGGGCGCCGTCACCGCGACGGCGGTGTGCGGTCTGTACGACCCGGTCCTGCGGACGCTCCGCTGGGCCAGGGCGGGCCACCTGCCGCCCGTGCTCGTCCAGGGCAGCGAGGCGGCTGCCCTGCCCCTGGTCAAGGGGATGCTGCTCGGAGCGCTCTCCGAGGTCGTGTACGAGGAGGCCGAGGTACAACTGGCCGAAGGGGACACCCTGTTGATGTACACGGACGGCCTGATCGAACGCCGCGACCGGTCCGTGGAGGAGTCCCTGATCCACTTGCTGACCACCGCCCGCACGGCGCCCAGCACACTCGACCAGCAGCTGGACCGCCTGCTGACCTACAGCAACTCGGACACCGACGACGACACGTGCATCGTGGGCATCCGGCTCGGGTGAGGGGCTTGGACCGGCGCGTCGCCGGTGCTGCGCCGTGCCCAGCTCGTCGGCGGGGGTCGGCGACGTAGCGGCGGGTGTCGAACCAGCCGAACATCGCGGCCATGTCCTTGACCAGAGGTATGAAGCGGCCGGCGACGGCTCCTGCGGCGCGGGCGACGGCGGAGGGGGCGGTGCAGCCGGCCGGCAACGGGAAGGGCGCGCCGGCCCCGCGTGGGGTACTGCCGAGCGCGCCGCACGGCCTGCTTCACGAGAGCGCCCGGGAGGATGTGCACCCCGGCCGGGACCGGGGTGCAGACGGGGACGGGGAGTTACTTGGATTCTTCTCGCGGAAGGGCGCGGCTGTTGATCGCGTCGGTGATGGCATAGGCGGTGCGGACGAAGGACTCTGCCTGCTGTGCCGACAGGTTCAGCGCGGAAATCTCCTCCAGGGCCCGCCACATGGCCGCCAAGGGCTCGCGCATGGCACGGCCCTTGTCGGTGAGGTGGACGACCATGACCCGCCGGTCGTGTTCGGCCGGCTCGCGGATGAGCAGGCCGGCGTCCTGCATGCGGCGCAGGGACTTGGAGACGGTGGAGTGGTCCAGGCCGACGCTGTCGAGCAGCTCGGACTGGGTCTGGCCGTCCCGGTCCAGGAGTTGCATCAGCAGCAGTTCCTGTCCGGGATGCAGGTCCATCTCGCGGAGCATGGCGGCGGCGCGGGCGCGGTGAGCGCGGGCGAGCTGGAAGATCGCGTAGCTCATCGGCCCCTCGCCGGCCGTGCTGGGGATGCGGGGTGTGGGGGCGGGCATGGTTCGGTTCCTCAGACGGTGTAGGTGGGGTAGTCGGTGTAGCCGGCTGCTCCGCCGCCGTAGAAGGTCGCCGGGTCGGGGGTGTTCAGCGGCGCGTCAGAGCGTAGCCGCTCGACCAGGTCCGGGTTGGCGAGCGCGAGGGCGCCGACGGAGACGAGGTCGGCCGTGCCGTGGTCGATGTCCTTGGCGCGGGTGGGCAGGTCGGCGCCGCCCCGGTTGAGGATCAGCGTGGTCGGCCACAGCGCGCGCAGGGTGCCCAGCAGCTCCTCGTCGCCCGCGTGGAGGATGTGGAGGTAGGCGAGGCCGAGCGGGCTGAGGGCGCGCAAGAGCGCCGGATACAGCTCGGCGGTGTCGGACTCGGCGATGTCGTTGTAGGGGTTGCCGGGGGAGATGCGCAGGCCGGTGCGGTCGGCGCCGATCTCGTCGGCCACGGCAGCGGCGACCTCGACGGCGAAGCGGATGCGGTTGTCGAGGGAACCGCCGTAGCGGTCGGTGCGCTGGTTGGTGTTGTCGGACAGGAACTGGTGTACCAGGTAGCCGTTGGCGGCGTGGATCTCCACGCCGTCGGCGCCCGCCGCGACGGCAGCCGCTGCGGCGCGGCGGAAGTCGTCGACGGTCGCCGCGACCTCCTGCGTCGACAGAGCACGGGGTGTCGGCATTTCCTGGGGCCCGGACGCGGTGAACATCGTGCCCTTCGGCCGGATCGCCGACGGGGCGACCGGCCGGCGCCCGTGGGGGGTGTTGTCGGGGTGGGAGATGCGTCCGGTGTGCATCAGCTGGATGACGATCCGGCCGTCGGCCTCGTGCACGGCGTCGGTGACCTTGCGCCACCCGGCGATCTGCTCGTCATTGTGGATGCCGGGGGTCAGGAGGTAGCCCTGGCCGTCGGACGAGGGCTGGGTTCCCTCGGTGATGATGAGCGCGTGCGAGGCCCGCTGGGCGT
This region of Streptomyces caelestis genomic DNA includes:
- a CDS encoding SpoIIE family protein phosphatase; translated protein: MSERPGEPGQGGEPKLESGTPPASCDLSVTSADAPPADPVSVPPASPVGRLAATVERLSREVRAAQADAEGRALIELAKGILVERLTCGPAQAARQLAELAEQAQVTPLELAVDIINEAARDRMSEVTEAFLAVTRAADEAKTEPAAVRLRAAESGALAADDTQAVAEALLEQALRPLGAVAVAVWAAGSDGSLTLAGSAGFSPAEAARWRYVPPDVVTVARRGLTERMGQWITSLAETGLPSIGLHHHPHGGRAALPAGTGGRIHGVLEIAWPTPLAPQPPQIVRQVEALAELCGHTLETYTLLHGPAREPRVLPDAAELMDLADGLHDPALVLVPHLDDTGNLVDFRIQHVNNRFLDPAGRPRAIVSGALLLEAYPMAAGDSELFQRIERVYATGEPFRAHRMNLTALVDQVPLSAVADISISRHGTTVLLIWRIEDETARLASLLQHAQRLGRIGGFEENLLTGEITWNGQLFDLYGRPQSSTPVPLENLPAHAHPDDGVSIRRFLRTLLHHRRPAAAAFRLQRPDGVTRHIRVVAEPVLDTDGRLLLIRGACQDISAQHWTEVALAATRDQLAHTEQQASERNRLTLQLQHAIMPPAQAPLQVPGLQVAVRYRPAETEQLVGGDWYDTVMLPSRQVLLCVGDVAGHGIEAATSMVVLRNALRGLAVTGAGPGQLLSWLNIVAHHLTGAVTATAVCGLYDPVLRTLRWARAGHLPPVLVQGSEAAALPLVKGMLLGALSEVVYEEAEVQLAEGDTLLMYTDGLIERRDRSVEESLIHLLTTARTAPSTLDQQLDRLLTYSNSDTDDDTCIVGIRLG
- a CDS encoding MarR family winged helix-turn-helix transcriptional regulator translates to MPAPTPRIPSTAGEGPMSYAIFQLARAHRARAAAMLREMDLHPGQELLLMQLLDRDGQTQSELLDSVGLDHSTVSKSLRRMQDAGLLIREPAEHDRRVMVVHLTDKGRAMREPLAAMWRALEEISALNLSAQQAESFVRTAYAITDAINSRALPREESK
- a CDS encoding alkene reductase yields the protein MLNALWTPTTVGDISLPHRLVMAPMTRDRSTPEGVPTELNAEYYAQRASHALIITEGTQPSSDGQGYLLTPGIHNDEQIAGWRKVTDAVHEADGRIVIQLMHTGRISHPDNTPHGRRPVAPSAIRPKGTMFTASGPQEMPTPRALSTQEVAATVDDFRRAAAAAVAAGADGVEIHAANGYLVHQFLSDNTNQRTDRYGGSLDNRIRFAVEVAAAVADEIGADRTGLRISPGNPYNDIAESDTAELYPALLRALSPLGLAYLHILHAGDEELLGTLRALWPTTLILNRGGADLPTRAKDIDHGTADLVSVGALALANPDLVERLRSDAPLNTPDPATFYGGGAAGYTDYPTYTV